The nucleotide window TTATGAAAGTGAAACAAACAACTTGTACCCAAGGTATGACCCGGTTTAAGCCTAACATCTACAGGCTTTGATGGAGGGTCCTTTTACGGGTCTAAGGTCGCTCAACACATAGTCAACCCAACCTTTCATAGAACCTAAATGTTTGGACTACTCTGTTCTAACATGGGACCAACCCGTACGAGTTCTGATGTACAGGATCCTTGTATACAAGGCAAGTACAGAGCATACTTTCGTATGGATTTGGTATGAGAGGTTTACTGGTAATTTTGACTCAAAGAGATTAACTACTTTTACCCAAGACTTAAGGGGATTAAGCTGTGAGCTTAGTCATAGTGAGAGAGAGATATATTGAAAGTTGTCTGCCTCCTTCGAAGAGAAGGGGTTGTTATTTATAGGAAAACTTTGTACAAAAGAGATGCCAGCTGTAGGGCATCTAAGATGCCAGCTATAGGGCATCTTTTACATGCGTAAGGGCTTACATCACACTCAATAATACATATGGAAAGCAAAAACAGAACATCAACAacaataattatacaatatcatCGGCAGATGGTGCCAAAATAGTTAGAGGGCCAAGTGTGGTGACGTGGAAGAGCGTGAGCCTTTTGTTGTGGATGGAGATGTCTTTGATGTTGATTGTTGGTGATGTTGGGCCACCAAGGCATCGATTACATCGAAGTCTATGTCATCGAGTGACTCTGGTGGTTGGGAGAATAAGTCGTGGAGAACTGGAAGGTTGCCACCTGGGGAATCTTCTGAGTGGGAGTCAGGAACACTGTCTTCGGGTGGATAGGCACGTAACACAAAGTGGTTATGGTTATGGGTACATGTGCTCTGGTGACAGAAGGCGGGATAGGAATCTTCTTGCAAATATCGGTAGACCGTTGGATCTTTATCATAGGTAGGATACGTGGCTGGATTAGCATCATGAGGTACTGGGACAGGAGGAAATTCTCCTTCAATTGTAATGATGGGCTGAGGAGGGTGCCACGTAGACAGTGATAGTTCTGGAGATAATTGAGGGGAGATGTCCATGTCTTGACAGTTGGAGGTAGGCTTTGTCGGATCTGTCGGTTTGTGCTTTTCATtgagttttgaataaaaaatatcacgGTCATGTTCAAGCTGGGCCATGTAAGGGGTTGGATATTCTTCCCAAGGTGCATCATCAGCAGGTGCGGGTCAGACTTTGTGTGGAATGATTGAGTTGGCTTCAATGATAGAGCGTTCAAAGTTACGGTATTCTTGGGTGTATTTGGTACGGTATTTGAGGAGGCTATACAGAAGATGGGCATATTTGCGGGTATGGGTTTCAAATAAAACCTTGTGGTGGTATTTTAGGATTTGGGCTTTGTGTGTGAAAAACAGGATGGAGTATTGGGCTTCAGCAGAGCGTCCAAAACTTTGGTGGTCCAATTGGTATTGGAAAAAGGTACATGTCCACCAAGGGAGATGGTAAAACCAGAGGAGAAAAATGTGAAAGGGGAGGAATTCTGGATTGTAGGGGCCATGTTCCAGTTGGTGAAGCCAGGTAAGCATAAGGCTAACAGGGAATTCGATAGCAATGGTGTGTTTTGCAAGTAAATACCATAAAAACCAGAGGGAGTTCCATGTAAAATCTCGAGCAGggtttttaatggaaaaaagaGTGATGTAAGGAAATTCGGGGTGAATGCCGATTGAGCCAAGAGTATAGGGACCAGTTTCTTGAATGGCTTTGGTTTGGTAAGAGAACATCAATGTCTTGAGGGTTTCAGTTTCATCAATGGGTAAAGTAGAGTAAAGAGAAGGGAATTCGGGGGGTAGATCCGAAATGCCAGGAGGTAGGGGGTTTGGTGAAGAGGTGGAAGTCATGGTGTAAATCAGCAAAGGAGGAGTGTATAGGAGGAGTGGTTTGGAAGGCTTTTTATCATGTAGGCGGGAAAAGTAATCAGGGACAATGTGGTCTTTTCCTTTGACATGTTTGACAGTAAAAGAATAGTTCGAGAACCATTCATTCCAGCGCATAAGTTGTGGATGTGGAAGTCGTTTAGACTTGGGGACCAACATTGATGGGAAAGAAGTCATGTCTGTTTCCACTTGGAAATGATGTCCACTGAGATGAAAAGCAAATCGTTCAATGCCTCGTTTGACAGCAAGGATTTCTTTGAATGTGGAATGATAATGTTGTTCGGAAGGCTTGAAGTGTCCGCTTTTATATCCGCACACGTGTCTTCGTCCATTAAGATCTTCGAGAAGAATGGCAGACCAGTGGTCATTGCTAGCATCAGTCTGTAAAATTCTGGTTCCTTCTGAGGGAAGTTTTAAAGGAGGTAATTTCGGGATGAGAGCCTTGAGATTTTGAATGGACTGGGTGTGTACATCTGTCCAGGCAGGAAGATTTTTTCTGAGCATCTGGTAAAGGGGCTTGGTGTAATGACTGAGATTGTGGATAAACTCAGAGACATAGTTGACAATACCGAGGAATTGTTAGACTTGTTTTTTGGAAAGATATTCATCAGGAAAATCTTGAAGGTGAATACCGATGTGAGGTTGAGGAACATATGAGCCTTGTGATATTGTCATTcccaaaaattcaattgaatctTGAGctaaaatcatctttttttctGAGAGCATTATCCCATGAGATTTGACCAGAGCATGAAATTGTTGAAGGAGGGTAACATGGTCTTTTTCAGTGCGAGAGAAAAGTAGGATATCATCAATGTAAATGAGGGTGTGATCTTGGATTGCGCTAAAGATTTTTGTGAGGGCTTTTTGGAATAGGGAAGGAGCAGTTTTGAGACCAAAAGGCATAACGGTCCATTGGTAATGATGTCCAGGTAGAGAGAAAGCAATTTTGGGCCGATCATCTGGATGTATACCAAGTTGCCAAAATCCAGCTTTGAGATCAAACTTTGAAAGTACTGTAGCTTGGGCTAATCTTGCAAAGAAATGTTGTTTATTAGGGATTGGAAATTTGTCATCTTGTAGGAAACTGTTGAGAGGCTTATAATTGATCACAAGCCTAAGCTTCCCTCATATTTGTTCCGCTCGTTTATTGACATAGAAGGCTGCACAAGCCCAAGGGGATTGTGTGGGTTCAATGAGGCCTTCTTGTTTTAGTTGAGCTAACTCCTGTTCTGCTTGTTGGGCCAAGTCGGGATTAAGTCCATGATGACTTGCTTTGGTGGGATTGATGTCTTCATTCTTCTTAAAAGGGAGAGTAATAAAATACTCAGGATTTTTCCACAAAGGATGAGTACATTTGGTGAGGAAATCCGAATGAGAAGTAGCACATGATTCCAGGGTAATCTGCTGTCTGAGTGCATCAAAGGGGGAGATGGTGAAGTAATTGGGAATTTTACTCCATGGGAGAAATTGTTGGGTATGCTGTAGTCCATCAGAACGTAGATAAACTCGTTTATCAAGAAATTTCTAGATGAGATCAAAGCCAATAATTGCATCTTTTCCAGGGAGATCAAAGGCAAGGAATTTGTGGTTAATGTTGATAGAGGGAAATGGTTGGATAGTCACAGTCTTGCTAATAGCTTCTGTAGCAAAGACTTCATTGTTGGCGGCACGAAAATATTGTTTGTGGGGTTTCCAATAGTTATGAGGGATCACATCGGGTTTAAGGATAGAAGAAACAGCACCAGTATCAATGAGTGCAATGATCTTTATGGGGCGATCATACTTATGGAGCAACAATTTGATCTCTGCAAGAGGTTGCTGATGTTGTGGCTGATGAGTATGAAGCATGACACCATAGGAAGGAGGAACTAGATCATCTTCAGAAGAAGTGTCAGGAGAATCATCAGTTTGGGAATCATAGAGAATGAAATCCAATTCTGAATGTTCTGATTCTGTTTCGGAATAAAGGGATTCCACATCATGTGTGGTGAGATCTGCAATCTGAGAGATTTGTtaaatcatcttcttctttttggcaTGAGGACATTCTTTAGAGAAGTGTCCTTTCTTTTTGCAAATGAAATAGCGATCATTTTTCTTGAAAGATTTCTTGCGGCGAAAGAAACGTCGTCTAGGTCTACTGGACTTGAAGAACTGAGGCTTCCTTCGATATTTGGGATTGTATCTTTTATGATGTCGTTTTTTAGTGGTACGACAATCACAGGTTTTATCAACATGAGAACATTTGATTTTGAGATCAGGATGATCACATACGCGTCCTAAAGACTTTCCAAGTTTGTCCACATTAACTAGGAACTTGGACTTGTTGCAGAGCATTTGTAATTGACTGAGGACCAATTGATAGAGATCACCAAGGGTAGTCTGGGCGAGAGTGCGGCCTTGGAATTCTAAGAATTTCAGAGTTTCGTTACCAAGAGGTTCAGGCAATTGGTTAAGATAAGCCTGTTTCAAATTTGGGTCATCAACACCTTTCAGAAGGTAGAAGCGAGCACAGGCTTTCTTAAAATGCTTCTCTAAATCCTTTGGGTTGAAGGAACAGCATTTGAGCTTGAAAAATTCTTCACGGGCCTGATCAAAAATATGGGTCGGACTGCCAAGAAATTCCACATAGATATTGTACATGAATTGATCAATATCGGGAATTTGCAATAGTTGAGTCTGTCTGTACTGGGCAAGAGCAATCCACCATTCTTTTAGATCACCAGTAAAGTGGGATACAAAAGATGTTAAAACCTGTACAAGATTGGCACCAGGTTTCAACATTTCAGTATTAAGCCAGCCAGTCATTTCATGGATCCGGTTTCTATACTGAGAAACAGGGATATCATCAAAAGTAAAAGTCTGAAACTTTGACGTTGTGTTGGGTACATATTGGGATGTACGAGAAGGTTGTGCTGGAAGAGGTTCTTCTATGGTGGATTCAGTTTCATCTGGAGGTTGTGAAGTTTGACCATATTCATAGGTCAAAACGGGATGAGTCTCGGAGGCAACTGAATATGTATCTGAAGTAGGGACGGAAGATATAGTACTGGTAGTGTCTGAACTAGAGTTGACCGTATGGGCCATGAGATAGTCACTGATGGGATTGGGAAATATGGCCTGTTGGGACGGTAAGGGATTAGTGTGGCTAGTGTCAATAGGTTCAGAGATGACAATAGCTTTGCCTCGAGATGGTGGAGGTGTAGGAGCAGGTGGAGGAGCATATGAAGAAAAAGCAGGTCGAGAGGGGGGTGGAGGTTTAGGTCTTTGGTGGAGAACAGAAGAATCGCCAAAAAgacttttgtaattttcaaaaccttggAGGTATCGGTTGGTATATATTTGTTGGGGTTCTTTAGGTAAAAGGCTAGGAGGAGAGGTATCATGAAAGGCGAATGGGAAAGCAGGAGGAATAGCAATCCGAGGACCTTGTTGGACCATAGCTTCAAGATGGGCTAATTGGGCTTTAAGGGAATTCATTTCTTGTTGTTGGTAATAGAAAGGAATTTGTTGATCAATACAGGTCATAATGTCGGTATGAACCTGTTGGATTTTAAGTCGAAGAGCATCAATGGGCTTCATGACCATATGGGCTTGGGagtccaattttttttcaatcctTTGGGCCGTATGATGAATGTCGTGCAGAACTTGGTTTTGGGCCAAAGCATTCTGAGATTGCCAATTAAGAACAGTTTCTGCTGGGCTTACTCGTTCAGGAGTGCCATCGGGCTTGACTGTTTGAGGATCTTTAATTTTCCATGCTTGAGTTGTGCGTTGGACTGGATCAGAAATTGGTTCCAGAGGAGGAAAATCAATAGGTTGGAACATCATGCAAGGTTGAGCAGGAAAGACTGGAGACTGTTTGCTGTGCTTGGGGAGCCATTGTTGTTTCTGTTTGTAGGTCTTCAAAGGTGACCGGTGAATAGGAGGACAGCAAGGAGGAGGTGGTTCTGAGTCATCATCAGAGGTCAGTTCGGcttgttttttatatcaaaacggcaccgttttgtgtatatatgaggatcaaaacgacgtcattttgtataaaaaaattttaaaaaaatataccgaaccaacccgagccagctatggctcggctcgagctctaTCGAGCTGAGCAGAGCCCGACTTGTTtagggctcgaaccgagccgagccgagctcgagcttgagctcgagttggctcggctcgaatctaaccctacaaGGGATCCAGCATATAAAGCAGGGGCCATTCATACAATAAACTTTCACCACACGGCACATATCCGATGACCTCAAGTTCAATAAGAAGGAACTCAGGcaattattaaaacttgtacttttcttatttgtttatttattttgactgGTATAGGGGAAGAGTAAATAACTCATTCAAGAGTAGACATTAGTTGGCCAACAAAACCCCTAGATCCTAATGAAGGAGATTAATGTCAGGTCACTTGTCTAACTTTTTACTGAACTCATCTGCCTTTATGTAGCCAAACTTCATTTAGTTTGtagataaaaataagttttattgcttattaaattaatgtttaataatttatatattttgttaattatgaaaaatatgtataatataaaatttagtatgtaaaatatatataattaaatataatttttttaggttattatatataattagaattcTGATCGAACTGGCCACTTCAAACGGTCTCACTAGTTCAATCGAAACCAAtacttaaaacaatttttattctgatccgattttaaaaactttaatattattaaataattttaaattaaaaaataaaatagtattgtATCAATTAAGTGTATATAACAGTGCGCTATAGGCCATTGTTCCTGGCTTAGAAAATTATTAGCATAAATGAGATGCTCATTCTGTTTAAcgaatgtaaaaaattaaagagagatGCAAATCccacaaacaaaagaaaaaaaattcctacaAATCCTTCTTCATTCatttaagagcaatactatgtgtacttattttttatacataatttatatatacagtgacatgtcatcatgtaattaagtgattttaaaacatgtatcatcatataataaagaaatattcaatcacataataacacattatctgtgtatataaattatatataaaaaataaatacacataattttattgttcatttaAACATGAATATGTGCAATGATCTTTGAATCTGAACCGTTTGATTTGACCAACTCcagcaaaattttgaaatatttaccATAAGCCCGTCTCGGTTGAGAGAGATCCTctgataaaaatttgataaagtgTTTGATATCAATGTCACGTGACTCTCTGAATGTAATTCAAATGGAAGATAAGCTATCAAAATCATGAATTAAACTACATCTACATCTGTCTTTTGATCTGCTATTCCGCAGATCTGGTCCTTACACACAACCACTCGTGGAATTGTGTGAAACTGCTAACTTCCACATTAGATATAGACAAAATTGCTGGCCCAACCTTATTGAATTAGGTTTAACTTTTTGACTGCCTCCTCCCCTCATGTGCTTTTTTACTCCAAGTGACGTATCATTGAaagttgtgtatataaattgtatatataattttattatttaatctaattccaatatttttaaaaggtcaaaacaatattttttgtccaacttttaatataaaaataaatatatatattcatctcTATCAAGTATTGTTGGTCATCTCCCCCCTCTATCAGAGTAAAGATGAAGACAATAGAGACTACCATTGTTGTTATCAGAGTTTACAATAGATTTGAGAGGAAAattatacttttcaaaattgagaatAAAGGTGAAttgagaattttttaaatttggaagaaaaataagataaaattatatattttttaatattattaataaaataacaattttatcttaattttgacaaaaaattttaacgataGTTGATTCATATATAAgactttaagtttttttaactttgtaaATATGAGTTTAGGAATATATCAAAACTTGTTTGAAAAACAGTTCTTTGACCTTTTAAAAAACCTATACCTTTAGGGTACATTTGAtataggtaatattttattataaaaaataaaatattattacacaAGTAAATTAgcataaaaataatagaaatatataaaattaaaattatattgataatattttaatatttaaagtaaaattaataattaaattattttttatattatatgtcaccACCGAAATtctataagtaataaaaaatatattatcaaaataatcattttatatcaCAAACCAAACCTTGggagtaattttttaattcatcttATCAAAAAGCAATGATACATGCacctaattttgattatttaattaaatactcagataatatatcatcatatgatttaatattattttatctctaatttaaaattaattaataacataataacatataatttgagtgtttaattagatattgaatgcacataattttatcgctaaattaataattataattataattaaatgtataagtTGAGAAATCTTCAATGCTCTTAACATAAATTAGAtgaaatctcaatcaaatctttaTTCTAGAAACACCCACAGTTGGGTTGGCATTAGAATTACTTCTGTGTAGTCCATTATGTCAAAAGATGGAATAAACTTAAGCATGTTCCATGGCTCCAATACTATGTTTTTCTACCCATAGATTTTTACTACCTTCCCGAAGCAACCTTATTTTCTTCTGTccaattttctttctcttcaagTTTCCATaccaaacaataaaataatgaaatgatgaGTCACATATGAGCAGTTTGCTTATATATTTACACTTAACAGTCTGAGATTCCCTGCAAGAAgccttaaaaatttttaaaagaaaacaagagtTCCATGTGGATTGGTATGAATTCAACATCAAAACAGTGTTCTAGAATGGAcctatttatattaaacaattatagaAAAAAGAACATGTAAAAgcatagaaaaataaagaatccAAAGCTTCAACAAGTACTTCAGTGTTATGGTTTATCCATGGAAAATAATGTCAATATTGTGAAGCACATGGGTAGGACCTAGTTTGGCACATGGAAACTGATTCATATTGTTCAACTACCAAGAAAATGCTTCCAAAAATGAAAGCTCACGCTCAAACCTCCATTTATTTGATCCTTAAGCTGCTTCAATTTCTATTTATTGATCAAAGAGGCTGAGTCTGAAGTGGGTTGGAGACTTGAAACTTGATCAGATTTCTTCATAAAGATTCCTTCAAACTGAGATAACTTGTCAAGATGGAGCTCTATTCTACTTGTGAAAAGCGTGATTATTATTTGCTTTAAAGACAGGcctcaaaaaatataaaatcaccAATAAAACCAAGATTCCTAATTCATTCATTGCATCAGAAAAAGCATTTGCTATGTCCTGAAATTGTGGAAGAAAGGAGTACCTCAAGAATGAAGTCATAAAGTTTGTTAAATGTCAATAACGCATAAGACTAGTAGGTTCTATAACCCTGTTCTTCTCTGTTTTAATATGACAGCACAGCAGGCTCTTTTCAGGCTGTAAAGTCAAAATTTTCTGGTTTATACCAAAGCATATTCCATGACTCTGGCCACTAAAGGATGTGAAGATTAGGAAAAAGGTAACAGCTAGATAGCTTATACCAAAAGAAAGCATATTTTACATATGAGAAACAAATGCATCATTCAGACTCCCAACCcagaaagcaaaacaaaatatggtttaaatCCAAGGATATGCCAAACGCGACAATCAAAAGATTCAAAGTCACAAAACCTTCACATGCTAGTATTATTTTTACTCATCAACTTGTACAAGTAGCAGTAGTGGTAGTAAAACTACAAACTTCTCAGCTTTCTCACTTCCTTTAACTCTAATGTAAACAAAGCAAAGGCGGAGAAAAACTGTAAATTTCTCTGCCTTCTATCTATCTACAAGCTCTCGGATTCTCTTCACAACATTAAAGAGAAACAAAGTACTTTCAGCCTTTTGAGGCAGAGACCCATGTGGGCATCTTCTCTTTTACTCTTCCTCTGGCATTGGCCTGGTAAAAAAAGCACTGGAATTTCTGGAACCATCCATCAGAGTTTTGTCCTGTAGAGAAGAAAATGGAATCTCTTCCTGGGGCTGATAGGAGTAATATGTACAGTAATCAGCACTGATAAGTTATGCTacaacagttttttttttgtcctgattttttattttttattttcttgggtAAACAGTATTCACATCAGTCCATTGGAGCTGTTTCTCCTTCGTTTAGGATCCAAGGGTGTCCTGCATTGAACAATGAACAAAACAGAATTAGTACTTGAACccaaaatgttaaaattgaatctcaaactttaaaaaacaaaaataaatttgttcaagTTTACATGTAACACCCATTTGCATTTTTCACATTTAACTTAACAAAAACccaataaaaatttgaactttgTAAATCTATCAGCAATCAAACAATACTTACTCAAAGCTTGTTCGGCAGAGAATCTCCTAGACGCGTCTCTACAGATCATCTTCCTCAACAAATCTTTAGCCGCCGACGAAACTGAACGGAAAATCCTGGTTGGAAATCTCAAATTCCCTCTAATAATAGCCTCAAAAATCTCGGCAGCCGTCTCTCCATAAAACGGAGGGATCCCAGCCAACATCGTGTACAAAACGACACCAGCACTCCACACATCCACCTTCTCATTATACTCCACCCCCATCACCACCTCCGGCGCCACGTAATACGGCGTCCCCACAAGCCCGCTCGTGGTCCCCACCTCCCCAAGCCAATCCGCCGACCCGAAATCCCCAAGCTTTATCTTGTTCCTCGAATCAAGGAAAACGTTCTCCGGCTTAATATCACGGTGAACAACACCGAACCGGTGGCAATGCGCCAGCGCCGACAGCAACTGTTTCATGTACACGGCCGCACGTGGCTCCGACATGGGACCCCGCAAGATCTCGTCGTACAAAGTAACGGGTTCGCAGAGCTCCATAACAATGGAAAGAAACTCATCCGTTTCGTAAACGTCGTAGATTTGAACGATATTTTGATGCGGGGACAAAAGGGTCATAAATTTTGGTTCGTTCTGTAAACACTCACGATCCAAAGGGTCAGTGAGAAGAGTTTTGTCGATGACTTTACAGGCGAAGAAAGAGTTTGAAGAGGGTGAAAAACAGCGAGAGATTGTGCCGAATTTGCCGCTGCCGATCACTTCACAGAGCTGGTAGTTGTTCTTTAAGGATTCACACATTGCGTTTGAATTTCAAAGTGAGCTTTTTCTGAAGAGTCTTTGGTTTCTGGTTTGGTTCTTGTGTTGTtttatagagagagagaggtttGAGGAGGATCTGTGGGAGGAATATTCGTCTTCGCAGTGCCAGCCAGTAAAGATTCACCACGTCGGTGATATCAACGGCTGTGATCTATCTTTAAAGGCGTAAATTATGTAATGCGGAAATGACGAGATTATCCCTGCCCGAGTGATGTGATGTGGAGGAGGAAATACATATTAAAAGAAacttataaattgaattttgggAAATGGAAAAAAcctagaaaatttcaatttggattgaatttttgttttatttttttaattcaaattttaatttattgatttatgtTCTTCTCCTCTTTGGTACCTTGAAGAAGGTTATTGACTTCTAGTTTGTTTTCGAAACTTTTACTTGGTCAAAAGCTTAAAAGCCGGCCGAACGACTCAATGTTCATGCACAAACATTCATCGGAGAATTTGAAGACAAAAAAGATTGTTGCTCTTACAAAAATTTTACTctaattaaaactaacaaataatacaatat belongs to Mangifera indica cultivar Alphonso chromosome 2, CATAS_Mindica_2.1, whole genome shotgun sequence and includes:
- the LOC123198407 gene encoding phosphoenolpyruvate carboxylase kinase 1; this encodes MCESLKNNYQLCEVIGSGKFGTISRCFSPSSNSFFACKVIDKTLLTDPLDRECLQNEPKFMTLLSPHQNIVQIYDVYETDEFLSIVMELCEPVTLYDEILRGPMSEPRAAVYMKQLLSALAHCHRFGVVHRDIKPENVFLDSRNKIKLGDFGSADWLGEVGTTSGLVGTPYYVAPEVVMGVEYNEKVDVWSAGVVLYTMLAGIPPFYGETAAEIFEAIIRGNLRFPTRIFRSVSSAAKDLLRKMICRDASRRFSAEQALRHPWILNEGETAPMD